A window of the bacterium genome harbors these coding sequences:
- a CDS encoding tyrosine-type recombinase/integrase yields the protein MMTAVDSYLAVRRAAGFDLSGQEYLLRSFARFAEKSDETHVRTATAIEWAGLGPSPAQRDARLRTVVRLARHAHLEDAGHEVPPSGFFGYRKKRRLPFIYSKEDIERLIGAAARLRPTTSLRPHTYRTFFALLAVTGLRLSEGRGLRLEDVTKDGLIIRKAKFQKTRLVPLHETAAAGLDGYIVQRRRLLTTDDHVFVSNSGRPLARQTVYSTFLRLLKSSDLLRAGDRRPRIQDLRHSFAVRALEACPEGRDNVGQHMLALSTYMGHASIKCTYWYLEVTPHLMQDISVACEAFHMKERA from the coding sequence CGCTGTCGACTCTTACCTTGCCGTTCGTCGAGCCGCAGGATTCGATCTCTCCGGACAGGAGTACCTGCTGCGCAGCTTCGCACGTTTCGCCGAGAAGAGCGACGAAACGCACGTGCGCACAGCAACCGCCATTGAGTGGGCAGGGCTGGGGCCATCGCCTGCGCAGCGCGACGCGCGCCTGAGAACCGTGGTGCGATTAGCCCGTCACGCCCATCTTGAGGACGCAGGTCACGAGGTGCCTCCGAGTGGGTTCTTCGGCTACCGGAAGAAACGCCGCCTGCCCTTCATCTACTCCAAAGAGGATATCGAGCGATTGATCGGGGCGGCAGCCCGTCTTCGCCCAACGACTTCACTCCGCCCACATACGTACAGGACATTCTTCGCCCTACTCGCCGTAACAGGCCTGCGACTCTCCGAAGGTCGCGGGCTGCGGCTCGAAGATGTGACAAAGGATGGACTGATCATTCGCAAGGCCAAGTTCCAGAAGACCCGCCTTGTTCCCCTCCACGAGACGGCTGCCGCTGGATTGGATGGCTACATCGTTCAGCGGAGGCGGCTACTGACAACTGATGATCATGTTTTCGTCAGCAACAGTGGACGACCTCTCGCTCGGCAAACCGTCTACTCAACCTTTCTGCGCCTCCTGAAATCGAGCGATCTGCTCCGTGCTGGAGATCGTCGTCCTCGCATCCAGGATCTTCGCCACAGCTTCGCGGTTCGGGCACTGGAAGCCTGCCCGGAGGGACGTGACAACGTCGGCCAACACATGCTCGCGCTGTCCACCTATATGGGCCACGCCTCCATCAAGTGTACATATTGGTACCTGGAGGTGACTCCTCACCTCATGCAGGACATCTCGGTGGCATGCGAGGCATTTCACATGAAGGAAAGAGCATGA
- a CDS encoding tyrosine-type recombinase/integrase: MTPIAPYITAFLRDHLVGQRGASEHTRDSYALSFQLLFTFASQEFGRAPSDLSLEDIDALLVARFLEYLEATRNNTRATRNVRLGAIKSFCRFLEYRRPEALDQVRRILAIPFKTTESRLVPYLVFDETQAVLDAPDPRTRSGLRDRALLHLAVSAGLRVSEIIGLQMDDLSLQPPSIRVRGKGRRERALPLWKETTQALRAWLVIRGNPPTPEIFVNSRGGELSRWGVAYILKKHATTASKLCPSLGKKRVSPHVLRHTCAMTILRATNDLRKVSLWLGHSDMGTTEVYVRADPSEKLEAVEAITPQKLRRGRFEPTDKLLALLRTDSLCGAKNS; the protein is encoded by the coding sequence ATGACGCCGATCGCGCCCTACATCACTGCGTTTCTGCGGGATCACCTTGTCGGGCAGCGGGGAGCAAGCGAACACACGCGAGACAGCTACGCTCTCAGCTTCCAACTGCTATTCACCTTCGCCAGCCAGGAGTTCGGAAGAGCTCCGTCAGATCTTTCACTAGAGGACATCGACGCCCTGCTGGTCGCCCGCTTCTTGGAGTACCTTGAGGCGACTCGAAACAACACCAGAGCCACGCGAAACGTCCGACTTGGAGCGATCAAATCGTTCTGCCGCTTCCTCGAATACCGTCGACCCGAGGCTCTCGATCAGGTCCGTCGAATCCTCGCGATCCCGTTCAAGACGACGGAATCTCGCCTCGTCCCTTATCTCGTCTTCGACGAAACACAGGCGGTTCTCGACGCACCGGATCCGAGGACTCGAAGTGGACTGCGTGATCGCGCCTTGCTCCATCTCGCAGTCTCGGCCGGACTCCGCGTGTCCGAGATCATCGGATTGCAGATGGATGACCTGAGCCTGCAACCCCCAAGCATACGCGTGCGCGGCAAGGGCCGGAGAGAACGCGCGCTACCGCTCTGGAAGGAAACCACCCAAGCGTTACGAGCCTGGCTGGTTATCCGGGGCAACCCGCCGACGCCAGAGATCTTCGTAAACTCCCGCGGAGGGGAGCTGAGTCGCTGGGGCGTCGCGTACATTCTTAAAAAGCACGCCACAACCGCAAGCAAGCTGTGCCCCTCCTTGGGAAAGAAGCGTGTTTCCCCCCACGTGCTTCGTCACACCTGTGCGATGACGATACTACGAGCAACCAACGACCTGAGAAAAGTCTCGCTTTGGCTTGGCCACAGCGACATGGGAACAACCGAGGTCTACGTCCGGGCAGACCCCTCGGAGAAACTCGAGGCTGTCGAGGCCATCACACCGCAGAAGCTTCGACGGGGTCGTTTCGAGCCAACGGATAAGCTTCTCGCCCTCCTCAGGACCGACTCCTTATGTGGAGCGAAAAACAGCTAG
- a CDS encoding transposase, whose amino-acid sequence MERKTARNAADRDFSADSSPLPNAPHNAGNGELSITCGNRHCPKCQCIDKERWLEARARDVLPVGYFHVVFTVPDTLHALFRGNLRLLYGLLFKASSETLAQIAADSQHLGARIGFLGILHSWGSTLVFHPHIHYVVPAGGLSPDGDRWIDSAARFLLPVKVLSEVFRGKFVDFLEQSWRQRKLELNGPLEQLRHPVLFEDLIEQLYRHHWVVYAKEPFAGPEKVLQYLARYTHRVAISNDRLLAIDDDQIVFRYKDYAQGGAWQTMALEPTEF is encoded by the coding sequence GTGGAGCGAAAAACAGCTAGAAACGCGGCCGACAGAGACTTTTCGGCGGACAGCTCTCCATTACCAAACGCTCCCCATAACGCAGGTAATGGAGAGCTCTCCATTACCTGCGGTAATCGGCACTGCCCGAAGTGTCAATGCATCGACAAGGAGCGATGGCTCGAGGCGCGTGCACGTGACGTCTTGCCGGTGGGCTACTTCCACGTAGTCTTCACCGTGCCCGACACGCTGCACGCGCTGTTTCGCGGCAACCTCCGGTTGCTCTACGGCTTGCTGTTCAAGGCATCGAGCGAAACGCTGGCGCAGATCGCCGCGGATTCTCAGCATCTTGGAGCACGGATCGGTTTCCTCGGCATTCTGCATAGTTGGGGCTCGACCCTCGTGTTCCATCCTCATATCCACTACGTGGTTCCCGCCGGCGGTCTGTCGCCAGACGGAGATCGATGGATTGATAGCGCCGCTCGATTCCTGCTGCCCGTCAAGGTCCTCTCCGAAGTCTTCCGCGGCAAGTTCGTCGACTTCCTCGAGCAGTCGTGGCGCCAGAGGAAGCTGGAGCTCAACGGACCGCTCGAGCAACTGCGCCACCCGGTCCTCTTCGAGGACCTCATCGAGCAACTCTACCGCCACCACTGGGTGGTCTATGCCAAGGAGCCGTTCGCCGGTCCGGAGAAGGTGCTCCAGTATCTGGCCCGCTACACACACCGCGTCGCCATCTCCAACGATCGCCTGCTCGCAATCGACGACGACCAGATCGTCTTTCGCTACAAGGACTACGCTCAGGGCGGCGCTTGGCAGACCATGGCCCTTGAACCGACGGAGTTCAT